The Nesterenkonia xinjiangensis genome contains a region encoding:
- a CDS encoding carbohydrate ABC transporter permease: MTQTVSPVRRGGTAGRRQKGPSFLMALPAVLFFGIFALVPLAGVVILSFMSWDGLGAPSFAGLDNWFRILERDHTQNALWLTFVFVVVSFVFQAPVALLLGVFMAGAQKYRALLSVLFFLPLLFSSVAVGLTFQALFSPNYGISTALPFDWLPAQWLGNPDIALYVVIFVVGWCFVPFHSLLYQAGVRQIPASLYEAATIDGAGRVRQFLSITLPQLRYTAITSSTLMLVGSLTYFDLVFVLTQGGPGSATRILPLDMYITGFRNFDMGGASVIAVILVAVGLTLSLGLNKISGSSRMESDKAGM; the protein is encoded by the coding sequence ATGACTCAGACCGTTTCCCCTGTCCGCCGAGGCGGGACAGCCGGGCGGCGCCAGAAGGGACCTTCGTTCCTGATGGCGCTGCCCGCGGTCCTGTTCTTCGGCATCTTCGCCCTCGTCCCGCTCGCCGGCGTGGTGATCCTGTCCTTCATGAGCTGGGACGGCCTCGGCGCCCCCAGCTTCGCCGGATTGGACAACTGGTTCCGGATCCTCGAGCGCGACCACACGCAGAACGCTCTGTGGCTGACCTTCGTCTTCGTGGTCGTCTCGTTCGTCTTCCAGGCGCCGGTCGCCCTGCTGCTCGGCGTCTTCATGGCCGGCGCGCAGAAGTACCGGGCCCTGCTGTCGGTGCTGTTCTTCCTGCCGCTGCTCTTCTCCTCGGTGGCGGTCGGCCTGACCTTCCAGGCGCTGTTCAGCCCGAACTATGGGATCAGCACGGCCCTCCCCTTCGACTGGCTGCCCGCCCAGTGGCTCGGCAACCCGGACATCGCGCTCTACGTGGTGATCTTCGTGGTCGGATGGTGCTTCGTGCCGTTCCACTCGCTGCTCTACCAGGCCGGTGTGCGGCAGATCCCAGCCTCCCTCTACGAGGCGGCCACCATCGACGGCGCCGGCCGGGTGCGGCAGTTCCTCTCCATCACGCTGCCGCAGCTGCGCTACACCGCCATCACTTCATCCACGCTGATGCTGGTCGGCTCGCTGACCTACTTCGACCTGGTCTTCGTGCTGACTCAGGGCGGACCCGGCAGCGCCACCCGCATCCTGCCGCTGGACATGTACATCACCGGATTCCGCAACTTCGACATGGGCGGCGCCTCGGTGATCGCTGTGATCCTGGTCGCCGTCGGACTGACCCTCTCCCTGGGGCTGAACAAGATCTCTGGATCCAGTCGCATGGAGAGCGACAAGGCAGGTATGTGA
- a CDS encoding GntP family permease, with the protein MDEMTLAVEHPTWALLLIAAASIAVLMLLIVKVRLHAFFALIIVSLLTALVAGIGVGDVLDVVVGGFSTTVGNVALLIGFGAVLGRLVEASGGAQVLAEKMLRTFGERKAPLALAVASLFYAFPIFLDAGFIVMLPIIYTVARRLGGSFMLYVLPSIGAFLMMHALTPPHPGPTAAATVMGADVGTVLVVALLVGLPTWYLAGYRLGLVLAKRYPDYPVPNLFGEPEVKEKDELPAFGIVVFCLVLPLVLIFFNTLSTTLEADGTLSDESAVFALSQLIGPTPVALLISSLVAMYLLYIRPRRGRGESVGSALSDLTDNALAPVCSIILITGAGGAFGAVLTATGIGESIAGGLDAMGLPVILAGFLVAVAIRVAQGSATVAATTAGSIMAPGVASLGLDGFALATVVVAIVAGSITCSHFNDSGFWLVGRFCGFDTMTTLKTWSVIGTAIGVMAFLLSWVTYALVT; encoded by the coding sequence ATGGATGAGATGACACTGGCCGTGGAGCATCCCACCTGGGCGCTGCTGCTCATCGCGGCGGCCTCGATCGCGGTGCTGATGCTGCTGATCGTCAAGGTCAGGCTGCACGCCTTCTTCGCGCTGATCATCGTCTCCCTGCTCACCGCCCTGGTGGCCGGGATCGGGGTCGGCGATGTGCTCGACGTCGTCGTCGGCGGGTTCTCCACCACCGTGGGCAACGTGGCGCTGCTCATCGGCTTCGGCGCCGTGCTGGGCCGGCTCGTGGAGGCCTCCGGCGGCGCCCAGGTCCTCGCCGAGAAGATGCTGCGGACGTTCGGGGAGCGGAAGGCCCCGCTGGCGCTCGCCGTGGCCTCGCTGTTCTACGCGTTCCCGATCTTCCTCGACGCCGGCTTCATCGTGATGCTGCCGATCATCTACACGGTGGCCCGCCGACTCGGCGGCAGCTTCATGCTCTATGTGCTGCCCTCCATCGGGGCGTTCCTGATGATGCACGCGCTCACCCCGCCCCATCCGGGCCCGACGGCGGCGGCCACCGTGATGGGTGCCGACGTCGGCACCGTCCTGGTGGTCGCACTGCTCGTGGGCCTGCCGACCTGGTATCTGGCCGGCTACCGGCTGGGCCTGGTCCTGGCCAAGCGTTACCCCGACTACCCGGTGCCGAACCTCTTCGGGGAGCCGGAGGTCAAAGAGAAGGACGAGCTGCCGGCCTTCGGCATCGTGGTCTTCTGCTTGGTGCTGCCGCTGGTGCTGATCTTCTTCAACACGCTCTCCACCACTTTGGAGGCCGACGGCACGCTCAGCGACGAGAGCGCGGTCTTCGCGCTCTCCCAGCTGATCGGTCCGACTCCGGTGGCGCTGCTGATCTCCTCTCTGGTGGCGATGTACCTGCTCTACATCCGGCCGCGTCGCGGGAGAGGCGAGTCCGTGGGCTCCGCGCTGTCCGACCTCACCGACAACGCCTTGGCCCCGGTCTGCTCGATCATCCTCATCACCGGCGCCGGCGGCGCCTTCGGGGCCGTGCTGACGGCCACAGGCATCGGCGAGTCCATCGCCGGGGGCCTCGACGCCATGGGCCTGCCGGTCATCCTCGCCGGGTTCCTGGTGGCCGTGGCCATCCGGGTGGCCCAGGGCTCGGCCACCGTCGCCGCCACCACAGCCGGCTCGATCATGGCGCCCGGCGTGGCGTCCCTCGGCCTGGACGGCTTCGCGCTGGCCACCGTCGTGGTCGCCATCGTCGCCGGCTCGATCACCTGCTCCCACTTCAACGACTCCGGCTTCTGGCTGGTCGGCCGGTTCTGCGGTTTCGACACGATGACCACGCTGAAGACCTGGTCGGTCATCGGCACCGCGATCGGCGTCATGGCCTTCCTGCTCAGCTGGGTGACTTATGCGCTGGTCACCTGA
- a CDS encoding triose-phosphate isomerase: MTKTLAEARDYAGGLAEAILDRPELAGSVQAFIIPPHTALAVVAEELRGVGERRGVETQVILGAQNAHWEESGAWTGEISVPQAADAGARLVEIGHSERREHFGETVETTRLKVRTVLDHGLRPLLCVGEPREVREAGEAEEFILAQARGALAGLDSAQLARVLLAYEPIWAIGEQGRPATVEELAEPFAALERVYGAQVEAVLYGGSVNQDNAAELLEIPGVDGLFVGRAAWGLDGYLELLETGASHVRGAHGRLRQ, from the coding sequence ATGACCAAGACCCTCGCCGAGGCCCGCGACTACGCCGGAGGGCTGGCCGAGGCGATCCTCGACCGGCCGGAGCTGGCCGGGTCCGTGCAGGCCTTCATCATCCCACCGCACACTGCCCTCGCCGTCGTCGCCGAGGAGCTGCGCGGGGTGGGGGAGCGACGCGGTGTCGAGACGCAGGTGATCCTGGGCGCGCAGAACGCCCACTGGGAGGAGTCCGGCGCCTGGACCGGTGAGATCTCCGTGCCGCAGGCCGCCGACGCCGGAGCCCGGCTGGTCGAGATCGGTCACTCCGAGCGGCGCGAGCACTTCGGCGAAACTGTGGAGACCACCCGGCTGAAGGTCCGGACCGTGCTGGACCACGGGCTGCGGCCGCTGCTGTGCGTCGGCGAGCCCCGCGAGGTCCGTGAGGCCGGGGAGGCCGAGGAGTTCATCCTCGCCCAGGCCCGCGGTGCGCTCGCCGGCCTGGACTCCGCCCAGCTGGCTCGGGTGCTGCTGGCCTATGAGCCGATCTGGGCCATCGGCGAGCAGGGTCGGCCCGCCACAGTGGAGGAGCTCGCCGAACCCTTCGCCGCGCTGGAGCGGGTCTACGGCGCCCAGGTGGAGGCGGTGCTCTACGGCGGCTCGGTGAACCAGGACAATGCGGCTGAGCTGCTGGAGATCCCCGGGGTGGACGGACTGTTCGTCGGCCGCGCGGCCTGGGGGCTGGACGGGTATCTGGAGCTGCTGGAGACGGGGGCCTCCCATGTTCGCGGCGCCCATGGCAGGCTGAGGCAATGA
- a CDS encoding extracellular solute-binding protein has protein sequence MTHRPPIRIATAGVAVTSLLALSACGGGDDAADADAWILTGGGWPTIDEDLERWNEQAEDGQQISVEEFENDAYKERIRTVVGSGEAPTLIMSWTGGALNEYVAQDRVVDLTDEVGELESRIHESVWQNGEVEGAQYAVPMNDVQPVVMYYNQELFDQVDLEVPQDWSDVEEAIEVFNENDITPFSVAGGSVWPALMWLQYLTDRHGGEEVFQTVVDGEAGAWSDESILFALETIQELATEGGFDADTFTGVDAGQNEDARLLADGEAAMLLQGSWVYATVHSDFPDFAESGDFGFAEFPVLEDGAGDPSNIVGNPANFWSVSADSSEEEQQVALDYITEHLYNEETVQTMVEGGGLPPLNDIDDVIAETEDADFLQFADELVAGANHFQLSWDQAVAPEVAQPLMENLENILLGTITPEEFAENMNAYQD, from the coding sequence ATGACCCACAGACCTCCGATCCGCATCGCCACCGCCGGCGTCGCGGTCACCTCCCTGCTGGCCCTGTCCGCCTGCGGAGGCGGCGACGACGCCGCCGATGCCGACGCCTGGATCCTCACCGGCGGCGGCTGGCCCACCATCGACGAGGACCTCGAGCGCTGGAACGAACAGGCCGAGGACGGCCAGCAGATCTCCGTCGAGGAGTTCGAGAACGACGCCTACAAGGAGCGCATCCGCACCGTGGTCGGCTCCGGTGAGGCACCCACCCTGATCATGTCGTGGACGGGCGGCGCGCTGAACGAGTACGTCGCCCAGGACCGCGTGGTGGACCTCACCGACGAGGTCGGCGAGCTCGAGTCCCGGATCCACGAGTCTGTCTGGCAGAACGGGGAGGTCGAGGGCGCCCAGTACGCGGTGCCGATGAACGATGTCCAGCCTGTGGTCATGTACTACAACCAGGAGCTCTTCGACCAGGTCGACCTCGAGGTACCGCAGGACTGGTCCGACGTCGAAGAGGCCATCGAGGTCTTCAACGAGAATGACATCACCCCGTTCTCCGTGGCAGGCGGCTCTGTCTGGCCGGCGCTGATGTGGCTGCAGTACCTCACCGACCGCCACGGCGGTGAGGAGGTCTTCCAGACCGTCGTCGACGGCGAGGCCGGAGCCTGGAGCGACGAGTCCATCCTGTTCGCCCTGGAGACCATCCAGGAGCTGGCCACTGAGGGCGGCTTCGATGCCGACACCTTCACCGGTGTGGACGCCGGCCAGAACGAGGACGCCCGCCTGCTCGCCGACGGCGAGGCCGCCATGCTGCTGCAGGGCTCCTGGGTCTACGCCACCGTGCACTCGGACTTCCCCGACTTCGCGGAGTCCGGCGACTTCGGCTTCGCCGAGTTCCCCGTCCTGGAGGACGGCGCCGGGGATCCCAGCAACATCGTGGGCAACCCGGCCAACTTCTGGTCGGTCTCCGCCGACTCCTCCGAGGAGGAGCAGCAGGTCGCCCTCGACTACATCACCGAGCACCTCTACAACGAGGAGACTGTGCAGACCATGGTCGAAGGCGGCGGCCTGCCCCCGCTGAACGACATCGACGACGTCATCGCCGAGACCGAGGACGCCGACTTCCTGCAGTTCGCCGATGAGCTCGTCGCCGGGGCGAACCACTTCCAGCTCTCCTGGGACCAGGCGGTGGCCCCTGAGGTCGCCCAGCCGCTGATGGAGAACCTGGAGAACATCCTCCTGGGGACCATCACCCCCGAGGAGTTCGCCGAGAACATGAACGCCTACCAGGACTGA
- a CDS encoding carbohydrate ABC transporter permease, with the protein MSTDTVKTDPGKTPERSAEKAVTPRGESAPRRRKARKPTERPNVLAGISGWLWLAVIILPIYFIVITAFRDRTDLAQSNPLVPSAEPTLGNFVRVIENDFFHFFLNSVIVTLSTVAVVLAVSLMASYYIVRSISAGGQRLFSVILLGIAIPVQATIIPVYYLIRQLGLYDTLWALILPQIAFAIPLSVLIIVNFVRDIPQELFESMRVDGAGEWKILWNLVVPMSIPALMTVGIYQALQVWNGFLFPLILTQSRDVRVLPLSLWEYQGQFAIDVPATLAAVVLSAVPLLVAYILGRRYIVAGLTAGFGK; encoded by the coding sequence ATGAGCACCGACACTGTGAAGACAGACCCGGGGAAGACCCCCGAACGCTCCGCCGAGAAGGCCGTGACCCCGCGCGGGGAGAGCGCCCCGCGCCGTCGGAAGGCGCGCAAGCCCACCGAGCGGCCCAACGTCCTGGCAGGCATCTCCGGTTGGCTCTGGCTGGCCGTGATCATCCTGCCGATCTACTTCATCGTCATCACCGCGTTCCGTGACCGGACCGACCTGGCGCAGTCGAACCCGCTGGTGCCCTCGGCGGAGCCCACCCTGGGCAATTTCGTCCGGGTCATCGAGAACGACTTCTTCCACTTCTTCCTCAACTCGGTGATCGTCACCCTGTCCACCGTGGCCGTGGTGCTGGCGGTCTCGCTGATGGCCTCGTACTACATCGTGCGGTCGATCAGCGCCGGCGGGCAGCGGCTGTTCAGCGTGATCCTGCTGGGCATCGCCATCCCGGTGCAGGCCACGATCATCCCCGTCTACTACCTGATCCGGCAGCTGGGTCTCTATGACACCCTGTGGGCGCTGATCCTGCCGCAGATCGCCTTCGCGATCCCGTTGAGCGTGCTGATCATCGTCAACTTCGTCCGGGACATTCCCCAGGAGCTGTTCGAGTCGATGCGCGTGGACGGCGCCGGGGAGTGGAAGATCCTCTGGAACCTCGTGGTGCCGATGTCCATCCCCGCGCTGATGACGGTGGGGATCTATCAGGCCCTGCAGGTGTGGAACGGGTTCCTGTTCCCGCTGATCCTCACTCAGAGCCGGGACGTGCGCGTGCTGCCGCTGTCCCTGTGGGAGTACCAGGGCCAGTTCGCCATCGACGTGCCCGCCACACTGGCCGCCGTCGTGCTCTCCGCAGTGCCGCTGCTGGTGGCCTACATCCTGGGCCGCCGGTACATCGTGGCCGGTCTGACCGCCGGCTTCGGCAAGTGA
- a CDS encoding 3-hydroxyacyl-CoA dehydrogenase family protein, with protein MTTITTVTVVGAGYMGGGIAQCMALAGLDVQIVDVDPETTARGLERLLREAQEFEDQGLYPAGSTETIRAHLRAGTSFEDSVGRADFIEEAVFEAPEVKQEVLGRISQHAREDAVIGTNTSTIPVHVLAPHVKNPERFLTVHFSNPAPFIPGVELVSGEATEQWAVDAVRELLPRIGKEGAEVADVPGMVLNRLQYALLKEAVSVVEEGVATPEAVDTIVRTTFGFRLGFFGPFAIADQAGLDVYAKCFRIVEEAFGERLATPKMLQETVDAGRHGVKNGKGWTGDFDEKTAAELIAYRNKAYARMGELLRELGPAPRGTAPADPAAQQA; from the coding sequence ATGACCACGATCACCACCGTCACCGTCGTCGGCGCAGGCTACATGGGCGGAGGCATCGCCCAGTGCATGGCTCTGGCCGGACTCGACGTGCAGATCGTCGACGTCGACCCCGAGACCACCGCCCGAGGCCTGGAGCGCCTGCTTCGCGAGGCCCAGGAGTTCGAGGATCAGGGCCTCTACCCCGCCGGCTCCACCGAGACGATCCGCGCCCACCTGCGCGCCGGGACCAGCTTCGAGGACTCCGTCGGCCGCGCCGACTTCATCGAGGAGGCCGTCTTCGAGGCTCCGGAGGTCAAGCAGGAGGTGCTCGGCAGGATCTCCCAGCACGCCCGCGAGGACGCCGTCATCGGCACCAACACCTCCACGATCCCCGTCCACGTGCTCGCCCCGCATGTGAAGAATCCCGAGCGGTTCCTCACCGTCCACTTCTCCAACCCCGCGCCCTTCATCCCCGGGGTCGAGCTGGTCTCCGGCGAGGCCACCGAGCAGTGGGCCGTCGACGCCGTCCGGGAGCTGCTGCCGCGCATCGGCAAGGAGGGCGCCGAGGTCGCCGACGTGCCCGGCATGGTGCTCAACCGGCTGCAGTACGCCTTGCTGAAGGAGGCCGTCTCCGTGGTGGAGGAGGGCGTGGCCACCCCCGAGGCGGTGGACACCATCGTGCGCACCACCTTCGGCTTCCGGCTGGGCTTCTTCGGTCCCTTCGCCATCGCGGACCAGGCCGGGCTCGACGTCTACGCGAAGTGCTTCCGTATCGTCGAGGAGGCCTTCGGGGAGCGTCTGGCCACTCCCAAGATGCTGCAGGAAACCGTCGATGCCGGCCGCCACGGGGTCAAGAACGGCAAGGGCTGGACCGGCGACTTCGACGAGAAGACCGCCGCCGAGCTGATCGCCTACCGGAACAAGGCCTACGCCCGCATGGGGGAGCTGCTGCGCGAGCTCGGCCCGGCCCCGCGAGGCACCGCGCCTGCCGACCCCGCCGCCCAGCAGGCCTGA
- a CDS encoding dihydroxyacetone kinase family protein — translation MTHLINAPSAFAAEALAGFVAAHPDHVMPVHGGAVRARQTPQGQPALVIGGGSGHYPAFAGWVGPGMGHGAPCGNIFASPSASQVHAVARNADNGGGVILGFGNYAGDVLHFGAAAEKLRAEGVDVRIVAVTDDVASGPVDQRLTRRGIAGDLPVFKITGAAIEAGADLDEAERIARKANDATRSLGVAFDGCTLPGAEEALFHVEPGTMGVGLGIHGEPGVEDRPLGTADEVADLLVDGLLAELPEQHTGRVAMLLNGLGTVKYEELFVVHGRVAERLDDAGLTVVRPEVGEFVTSLDMSGLSLTLVLLDEELERHWLAPVDTPAYRRGGAVVGPSAEAPARTDLYAPGAEEIPAAAAESQACAGEALRLLESFEATCAAHEEELGRMDAVAGDGDHGQGMRLGTGGAVTAARRAHEGGAGVRTLLVHAGSAWAESAGGTSGALWGAALTAAGGALRDDAAPSDAEIVEALGAAVAAVARLGGAQPGDKTMMDAAAPYAQALAETFARDADLGSAAQQAASTAHQAAAATADLTARLGRSRVLGEKSRGTPDPGAVSFGMLAADVAARLGAR, via the coding sequence ATGACTCACCTGATCAATGCTCCATCGGCCTTCGCGGCCGAGGCCCTGGCGGGTTTCGTCGCCGCCCACCCCGACCATGTGATGCCGGTCCATGGAGGGGCGGTCCGTGCCCGGCAGACCCCGCAGGGCCAGCCCGCCCTGGTGATCGGGGGCGGATCCGGCCACTACCCGGCCTTCGCCGGATGGGTGGGCCCGGGCATGGGTCACGGGGCTCCCTGTGGGAACATCTTCGCCTCCCCCTCGGCCTCGCAGGTGCACGCGGTGGCCCGCAACGCGGACAACGGGGGAGGTGTGATCCTGGGCTTCGGGAACTACGCCGGGGACGTGCTCCACTTCGGCGCCGCGGCGGAGAAGCTCCGCGCCGAGGGCGTCGACGTGCGCATCGTCGCAGTCACCGACGACGTCGCCTCCGGGCCTGTCGACCAGCGGCTCACCCGGCGCGGCATCGCCGGGGACCTGCCGGTCTTCAAGATCACCGGCGCGGCCATCGAGGCCGGGGCTGATCTGGACGAGGCCGAGCGCATCGCCCGCAAGGCCAACGACGCCACCCGCTCCCTGGGCGTGGCCTTCGACGGCTGCACCCTCCCCGGGGCCGAGGAGGCGCTGTTCCACGTGGAGCCCGGAACCATGGGCGTGGGGCTGGGCATCCACGGCGAACCCGGGGTGGAGGACCGCCCGCTGGGCACCGCCGACGAGGTCGCCGACCTGCTGGTCGACGGGCTGCTCGCCGAGCTGCCCGAGCAGCACACCGGCCGCGTGGCGATGCTCCTCAACGGGCTGGGCACGGTGAAGTACGAAGAGCTTTTCGTGGTGCACGGCCGGGTCGCCGAGCGCCTGGACGACGCCGGACTCACCGTGGTCCGCCCCGAGGTGGGCGAGTTCGTCACCAGCTTGGACATGTCCGGGCTCTCGCTGACCCTGGTGCTGCTGGACGAGGAGCTCGAACGCCACTGGCTCGCCCCGGTGGACACCCCCGCGTACCGCCGCGGTGGCGCCGTCGTCGGCCCCAGTGCCGAGGCCCCCGCCCGCACGGACCTCTATGCACCCGGGGCGGAGGAGATCCCGGCCGCCGCCGCCGAGTCCCAGGCCTGTGCCGGGGAGGCGCTGCGGCTGCTGGAGAGCTTCGAGGCCACCTGCGCCGCCCATGAGGAGGAGCTGGGCCGCATGGACGCCGTCGCCGGTGACGGTGACCACGGGCAGGGCATGCGGCTGGGCACCGGCGGTGCAGTGACCGCCGCCCGCCGGGCGCACGAGGGCGGCGCCGGGGTGCGCACCCTGCTGGTGCATGCTGGATCCGCTTGGGCCGAGTCCGCCGGCGGCACCTCGGGGGCCCTGTGGGGTGCCGCGCTGACCGCCGCCGGAGGGGCGCTGCGTGACGACGCCGCCCCGAGCGACGCCGAGATCGTGGAGGCCCTCGGCGCCGCGGTCGCCGCCGTGGCCCGGTTGGGCGGAGCACAGCCCGGCGACAAGACCATGATGGACGCCGCCGCCCCCTACGCGCAGGCCCTCGCCGAGACGTTCGCGCGCGACGCCGACCTCGGGTCCGCCGCGCAGCAGGCCGCCTCGACCGCACACCAGGCCGCCGCCGCCACCGCCGATCTCACCGCGCGCCTGGGTCGTTCCCGAGTGTTGGGAGAGAAGTCCCGGGGCACTCCGGACCCGGGGGCGGTCTCCTTCGGGATGCTCGCTGCCGACGTCGCCGCCCGTCTGGGTGCGCGCTGA
- a CDS encoding DUF6226 family protein codes for MSGEDIMRDDVLATVEAEYRADPLSEIAWDDPYPQRMLPGSEAPEDAYSRVSEPARYRILGARARAWERALERLGLGHTESATLPTSWTFQPEHPRARAVVPRRADAQPLVLVDGALEGVAGTVVAVGMGDPRGGSEPVLLDWVPDCGCDACDSGSVDLLEALDQEILTVVGGALHVSGGRGRRRWVAWTTPEGHRASGLGIPRDLSRVLDDARAGRARRGCEVLRGEPWWGG; via the coding sequence GTGAGCGGTGAGGACATCATGCGCGACGACGTCCTCGCCACCGTCGAGGCCGAATACCGAGCCGACCCGCTGAGTGAGATCGCCTGGGACGACCCGTATCCGCAGCGGATGCTGCCCGGATCGGAAGCGCCCGAGGACGCCTATTCGAGGGTCAGCGAGCCCGCACGGTACCGCATCCTGGGGGCGAGGGCCCGTGCCTGGGAACGTGCCCTGGAGCGTCTCGGCCTAGGTCATACAGAGTCGGCCACCCTGCCGACGTCGTGGACCTTCCAGCCGGAGCATCCGCGGGCGCGCGCCGTCGTGCCTCGGCGGGCGGATGCCCAGCCGCTGGTCCTGGTGGACGGCGCCCTGGAGGGCGTGGCGGGGACCGTCGTCGCCGTCGGGATGGGTGATCCTCGCGGCGGCTCCGAGCCGGTGCTGCTGGACTGGGTGCCGGACTGCGGCTGCGACGCCTGCGACTCCGGTTCTGTGGATCTGCTCGAAGCGCTTGATCAGGAGATCCTCACCGTGGTCGGCGGGGCGCTGCACGTCAGCGGCGGGCGGGGTAGGCGCCGCTGGGTCGCCTGGACCACGCCCGAGGGGCACCGCGCCAGCGGGCTCGGGATTCCGCGAGACCTCAGCCGGGTCCTCGACGACGCCCGGGCCGGGCGCGCTCGGCGAGGGTGCGAGGTGCTGCGCGGCGAGCCCTGGTGGGGCGGCTGA
- a CDS encoding SMP-30/gluconolactonase/LRE family protein, with product MTSTLRLDDLLEPDSTLRQVGDGATWSEGPCWVPDAGVVRWSDIPGDRILQYDPGTGETTVHRDGVEFTNGRTLRPDGAVVQCSHGLRRVEVEVAGEEGAVVTPVVERWAEGRFNSPNDVVVASDGAVWFTDPPYGIVNPEEGHPGEMEYGGCHVFRVDPDTGEAEPMITDMGDPNGLAFSPDESVLYVSDTLAARKPGEGNPHHVRAYPVIRDGGAARTGRAVRCGQGRTLFEIADGVPDGIRVDEAGRIWSSAGDGVHLYSPDGEHLGHLPVPEVVANLCFGGPDGMDLYIAATSGLYHQRVRVRDAAWRG from the coding sequence ATGACCTCGACGCTGAGACTTGATGACCTGCTCGAGCCCGACTCCACGCTGCGCCAGGTCGGCGACGGCGCCACCTGGTCCGAAGGGCCCTGCTGGGTGCCCGACGCCGGCGTCGTGCGCTGGTCCGACATCCCTGGTGACCGCATCCTGCAGTATGACCCGGGCACCGGAGAGACCACCGTCCATCGCGACGGCGTGGAGTTCACCAACGGCCGCACCCTGCGGCCCGACGGCGCAGTGGTGCAGTGCTCCCACGGCCTCCGGCGGGTGGAGGTCGAAGTCGCCGGGGAGGAGGGTGCCGTGGTCACCCCGGTCGTGGAGCGCTGGGCGGAGGGCCGCTTCAACTCGCCCAACGACGTCGTCGTCGCCTCCGACGGGGCCGTCTGGTTCACGGACCCGCCGTACGGGATCGTCAACCCGGAGGAGGGCCACCCCGGCGAGATGGAGTACGGCGGCTGCCATGTGTTCCGGGTGGACCCGGACACCGGGGAGGCCGAGCCGATGATCACCGACATGGGTGACCCCAACGGGCTGGCGTTCTCCCCGGACGAGTCCGTGCTCTACGTCAGCGACACCCTGGCCGCCCGGAAGCCGGGGGAGGGGAACCCGCATCACGTGCGCGCCTACCCGGTGATCCGCGACGGCGGCGCGGCCCGGACCGGCCGCGCGGTGCGGTGCGGGCAGGGGCGGACGCTCTTCGAGATCGCCGACGGCGTCCCAGACGGGATCCGCGTGGACGAGGCCGGCCGGATCTGGAGCTCCGCCGGGGACGGAGTGCACCTGTACTCGCCCGACGGCGAGCATCTGGGGCATCTGCCGGTCCCCGAGGTGGTGGCGAACCTGTGCTTCGGCGGTCCTGACGGGATGGACCTGTACATCGCGGCCACGAGTGGGCTCTATCACCAGCGAGTGAGAGTCCGCGACGCCGCCTGGCGCGGCTGA